From the Oceanobacillus kimchii X50 genome, the window CAATCTTTGGCCGCACACAGATTTCACCGGGCGTAACCTCATGCCAATACTTGACGGTGTGCTCGGCCTGCTCGAAGAAACAGCTTCGGAAGGGCAGAGTGTACAGGAGGCTCTGGGTGAGGATATCAATGCCTTCTGTTCAGCGCTAATCGGTGAAGAAGGGGCAAAGTCTTATCGCGACAAGTGGCGCAATCAACTCAACAATAATATCGCCAAAAAATTAGGCAAATAGGAGGGTGAATGAAGATGAGAATACAAGATATCATCGAAGGCAAAAAAGAGTGGCGAGCACACATGGCGCGTGTAAAAGCACTCCCGAAAGATTATCAAATTGTCTATAAAGAGATTCAAAAGTA encodes:
- a CDS encoding DUF1048 domain-containing protein — encoded protein: MNFWEKITGSDMTKEMKNFESRAKNLPSDYQAAWEEIKTNLWPHTDFTGRNLMPILDGVLGLLEETASEGQSVQEALGEDINAFCSALIGEEGAKSYRDKWRNQLNNNIAKKLGK